In Pelosinus sp. UFO1, one genomic interval encodes:
- a CDS encoding FtsX-like permease family protein, whose product MTKYSMYTKMIWHALLRRRSRMLIALMAVAIGATVVSGLVTIYYDVPRQMGREFRSYGANLLLTPAGDQQIISESLVSNATSLLQADKLIGIAPYLYDRVKVNEQPLQVAGTRFQSVKKVSPYWQIRGNWPEDQSEDIVIGADIAERLKIEPGQQVTLTVAGNDTEKKVKVAGIVRTGGPEEEFVFLDLSLLQQMLHKEGVVSIAQVSITANEAELTALTQKIGQQVPGVAPRLVKQVTQSEQTVLGKLQALVYLVTIVVLLLTLICVATTMMAVVTERRKEIGLKKALGAENRSIILEFLGEGLALGALGGLMGTILGFFFAQAVSVNVFGRIISFQPLIALLALVVSIVVTGLACLIPVKIATDVEPAIVLRGE is encoded by the coding sequence ATGACAAAATATTCGATGTACACTAAGATGATCTGGCATGCCCTGCTTCGTCGTCGGTCCCGCATGTTGATTGCCTTAATGGCTGTAGCGATTGGTGCGACCGTTGTGTCGGGACTTGTTACTATTTATTATGATGTTCCTAGACAAATGGGTAGAGAATTTCGTTCCTATGGTGCCAATTTACTGTTAACACCTGCTGGTGATCAGCAGATTATATCGGAGAGCTTGGTTTCCAATGCTACCAGCCTGTTGCAGGCAGATAAATTAATCGGCATTGCACCATACCTGTATGATCGTGTTAAAGTAAATGAGCAGCCATTACAGGTTGCAGGCACACGCTTTCAATCTGTAAAGAAAGTGAGCCCTTACTGGCAGATTCGCGGTAACTGGCCAGAGGATCAGTCGGAAGATATTGTCATTGGTGCTGATATTGCCGAAAGGTTAAAAATTGAACCAGGACAGCAGGTGACTTTAACAGTAGCTGGTAATGATACTGAGAAAAAGGTGAAGGTAGCCGGTATTGTTCGGACAGGCGGACCGGAAGAAGAGTTCGTTTTTCTTGATCTTTCTTTATTGCAGCAGATGCTGCATAAGGAAGGTGTGGTTAGTATTGCACAAGTAAGCATTACCGCTAACGAGGCAGAACTAACAGCCTTGACACAGAAGATTGGTCAGCAAGTACCTGGCGTAGCACCGCGTTTAGTCAAGCAAGTGACGCAATCAGAGCAGACCGTGCTAGGGAAACTGCAGGCTTTGGTATATTTGGTTACGATTGTAGTGCTGTTGCTTACGTTGATTTGTGTGGCTACCACTATGATGGCCGTAGTTACGGAACGGCGTAAAGAGATTGGCTTGAAAAAAGCGTTAGGTGCGGAAAATCGCAGTATCATTTTAGAATTTTTAGGTGAAGGTTTGGCATTAGGGGCTTTAGGCGGTCTAATGGGAACCATTCTAGGCTTCTTTTTTGCACAAGCGGTAAGTGTTAATGTTTTTGGCAGGATTATATCATTTCAGCCCTTAATTGCACTATTAGCCTTGGTTGTATCAATCGTAGTGACTGGCTTAGCCTGCCTGATACCAGTGAAAATTGCAACAGATGTTGAACCGGCGATTGTGCTGCGGGGTGAGTGA
- a CDS encoding ABC transporter permease produces MFWQMLKGALVRQSRKMFMVAITIALGVSLTTAMLNVMLDVGDKVNRELKAYGANITVTPRAASVLRDIYGLESGPGGAGQYLQEADVGKLKTIFWANNIVGFAPSLETKAVAGTGDVTVVGTWFNRQLELPTGEVVETGIKELKSWWTVEGNWVSDTDINSAMVGSTLARKLGIHTGDTVELVLPGDSRREKVTVQGLFNSGGPEDEQIFVTLPFLQKALNLEGKVGKIEVSAITTPENDLARKAAHDPQSLSLKDWETWYCTAYVSSIAYQIEEAVSGSRAKPVRQVAESEGTILQKTQLLMLLITVLSLAGSALGISNLLTANMMERSREFGLLKALGATDGDVLLLTLTEITLTGLAGGVAGYFLGLGFAQIIGQNVFGSAVAINMMVIPWVILSVILITLVGSLPAIRMLLSLRPAAVLHGR; encoded by the coding sequence ATGTTTTGGCAGATGCTAAAGGGAGCTCTGGTAAGACAGAGCCGGAAAATGTTTATGGTAGCAATTACCATTGCGTTAGGTGTTTCGCTGACAACAGCCATGCTCAATGTGATGTTAGATGTGGGAGACAAGGTTAATCGAGAGTTGAAGGCTTACGGGGCAAATATTACGGTTACTCCCCGTGCAGCCTCCGTGTTGCGGGATATTTATGGACTGGAAAGCGGTCCCGGTGGGGCCGGGCAGTATTTACAGGAAGCCGATGTTGGTAAGTTGAAGACTATTTTCTGGGCTAATAACATTGTTGGATTTGCGCCATCGTTGGAAACTAAGGCTGTTGCTGGAACAGGAGATGTGACAGTAGTAGGTACTTGGTTTAATCGTCAACTGGAGCTGCCAACCGGGGAAGTAGTGGAAACTGGTATTAAAGAATTAAAATCATGGTGGACTGTAGAGGGAAATTGGGTCAGTGATACGGACATTAACAGTGCCATGGTAGGTTCTACGTTAGCTCGTAAATTAGGTATCCATACTGGTGATACCGTGGAATTGGTCTTACCTGGAGATAGTCGACGAGAAAAAGTAACGGTACAAGGCCTTTTTAATAGTGGTGGTCCTGAAGATGAGCAAATTTTTGTAACGCTACCTTTCCTGCAAAAAGCTCTGAATCTAGAGGGAAAGGTCGGTAAAATAGAAGTAAGTGCGATTACAACACCTGAGAATGATTTGGCGCGTAAAGCGGCACATGACCCACAAAGTCTTTCATTAAAAGATTGGGAAACATGGTATTGTACCGCTTATGTAAGTTCCATTGCTTACCAGATTGAAGAAGCTGTGAGTGGTTCTCGGGCAAAACCAGTTCGGCAAGTTGCTGAATCAGAGGGAACAATTTTGCAAAAAACCCAGTTACTCATGCTTTTGATTACGGTGCTTAGCTTAGCAGGATCTGCTTTAGGAATTTCTAACCTGCTAACAGCTAATATGATGGAACGAAGCCGTGAATTTGGTTTGCTCAAGGCATTAGGAGCAACCGATGGAGATGTATTATTACTAACCCTTACTGAAATTACCTTGACCGGTCTGGCTGGTGGTGTAGCAGGTTACTTTTTAGGCTTAGGCTTTGCCCAGATTATTGGTCAAAATGTTTTTGGTTCAGCTGTGGCGATTAATATGATGGTTATTCCATGGGTTATTTTATCCGTAATTTTAATTACTTTGGTCGGTAGTCTTCCGGCTATACGAATGCTTTTATCGCTGCGTCCGGCAGCAGTACTTCATGGCAGGTGA